AGTACTGAGTCTACATTTATTTTAGGAATTTTTCGAATAAAGCATAAAAGTTTCATTGCGTTTTTTGTGTAACTGTCCGGTGAGTTATTCCTATCTATTGGTACCTATCATTCTTTATTCCTAGCTTCGAACTCTTTCTTTCCTTCGCAACAGACGAAGTTTTAAGTAGATAAAAAAAACTCGGTAGCCACATAGATATAACGCACTAGATACAATCGATAATACGTACTTATTACAGTAGCCCTTACAATAAGTATCGCTTTGGGGATTACATAAATACTGATAATTGGTGGCTCGTTACCTACGAGTGACGTCTAGAGGGCcttatgaaattaatatattacagtttttatagccggttagacttgaagccgatcccaacatagttgggaaaaggcagatAATGACAGTTTCGATTAAATTAAGCAAGATAtcagaaaatcatcaaatgacatcAAATTCGTAATTTGTTAAAAAGTTACAATGATCGTGAACCCGCTCTAGGGTAAGTTTTCTCACAGCGCCTGAAACATTAACTTTCGCAACGCTAACACATTCGCAGCGTGGTTGCTCAGTATTTTCATGTAGGACCTACAAGACTAACAGAATTATCAAAAAAAtgcgtttttattattgttgatagCCTTTACAATATGCAAGTAGGTACAACAATCTGCTGGAAGTTATCACTATTCGCTTGCTTCCTATCATAGAGAACACAAATTAGCATGCTAAGTACAATGTAATCTAAAACAACGCTTATCTGTGAGAGATTAGAGTCCAACGCTGTTGTAATTAATAAACACGACGAGAGAAAACATCTTTATCAAGTAGTTTGCGCTTCACCGGCCACGGAGATACACGTAAACAATGTCTCGGCCCGTTTTATCGTCGCATGTATTAGATACATCTACTGGACGGCCCGCGGCGGGATTATTTGtggaattatataaaaataaagacagTTCGTGGACACTATGGCATAGTTCTATGACGACCAGTGACGGCAGGATACAGTTTCCGTTTTCAAATGACTCCATGGCGGCAGGAACATACAAGCTATTGTTTAAAGTCGGTGATTATTACAAAATGCATGATAAGGAGACGATATACCCATTTGTCGAGGTATGttgttattgcatttttatttacttctaaaCGCCAATAATGGTTCATCAATTCAATTTCGTAACTACcgtcttattaaaaaaataacaagaaaataaggaaaatatttgtataGGTAGATATCTATCAAATCCCTAGTTAAGATTAGATTGAATGAAACTATGTTTAAAGTCAATAATAGATATCGCAAATTAGATACCTAGCTTCAATGAAATTTCACTTTTTGTAACATCTACCTACCAAGTATCTATTGTATTGAGAAAGGctcaaaagtaaaataaaataggtagatATTTCGAGTTTATGGCCGATAATATTATTCGATGTTAACATGCTATCATAGAagtcaaataaatcattttcaccGGTTCATTTTTAAAGAAtcgttatttaaaataatgaattcattATGATGTATTTATATTCATAACGAGATGTTGGAGCCGGGTTTGTTTTCCGCTACTGGGGCAGAGGGCAATGAACTGATGACCTGACCTCGCGATATCAAACGACGCAGTTTATGATGAACCAACCAGATagacttatttaattatttgaatatatcaccaacaacaaattaaattattactttcAAAGCCTTGGGAATGTTTTCTATGCGCCATCTATCGGAACCGAGCTCGAACTGACGCTTTTTCTACTcaacaatagatggcgctgataGTCCTGAGTTCCATTTCACTTTTCCTCACAGTACTATCttgtaatttgtgtttttttccaGATCACATTCAACACCAAAGACGGCGAGCACTACCACATACCACTACTACTGAGCCCCTACGGATACACTACTTACAGAGGAAGTTAAACTTCAACTATTAATCCTATTACTAGTCACCACTTTCTATAATAAATCTATCTTTACTTTTCAAGgtgttttcatttaatttaaagtagTTCGCAGCAAACCTTAACTGTTTGGCGACTTTCAGCAGCTATAAAATGCAACTATTCATATTTTTCTAATGAACTATTCATATTTATCTACTAAATTACCATTGCCATGACCTATCCTTTCGTGTTTGcgggaaataaaaaataaaataacatttcattGTAACCTTTTATATTGATGCTCAATAAAAACTTAAGCAATCTAAAAAACCTGCAAAATTGTATCGTgtgtaattacttaattaattactgcTCATTCATTATCAACAACATGATTGTATACTAATTTATGGACGAAACAAAACATAATCACGTTATGTTATGCCGCTCACACAACTAACAATTTTCTACTTTTTGTATGTAATTAGGTCACTAGACATGTAATTACATCTATCACCACTCGAATAGTTTACGCTTGTAAGGCGTAGTTAAACTATCCAATTGATTATACgctcattaaatattttgttcaaatgCACGAGCATAGCCATTGAGCCATAAAATGAGTACAACGGTTTCATTAATAGTCACTGTGTAATCAGTACGCGGTGAAATGGCCATCAAAGCGAAGAAAATAGCATAATGTTAACTGTGGTAACAATCGTGTTGGTTTAGATATTAGGTTTGCGGCGAAACGTAACATAAGTGTGTTTTGTACGCATCAGAGGTCCCTATACATTATCAAagtgtataatataataacatccctataatattgtaaataaatggagTTTGTTGAGGGATTATCATCTATTAtctaaaaacaaattaagtctctataatatttaaaatatggaaattcCCTAAAATTAGTTCATATTCTAGATTTCTAGATAAATCCTACTTTATTTCTGGGTGGAGCAGACTTAGTTGTCAAACAGTTTAGatactattgttatagttaatactaatattattgcGTTCTTCAAATCGATGACCATTTAGAATCTACAATCATTTGTAAAATAGCAAAAACACATCACTCACAATTAATTGTACCTAAATCAAAGTATCTCCAACAATTAGGAGCTTAATTAGTGAATAAGTCATTGACCACCCTGCCACAATTACTTAATGTAGACTGCCAATTACTATCTAAGATAAttaacaaactaaaataaatgcaaTGTATGTTTCATTGTCTTCAAATATGAATATACTTTAACAATTCAACTAGCTATGAACACGAACATAACAACTAAACattttgaatataattctttaaaaatataaataaaaaaatagacatTAAGTTTTACATACTAAGGGCTAAGGAGAGCACATCTCTACTTAAAAAATTGCTTTTCATTTGTAATCTCACAATGTGTGTTCTAGTATCTATATATCTATGAGTATACAGGTTTGTTATAATGTTTGGCAACTCGCAGCGGGGTCTGGCATGTAGTCTCTGTAACGTAAATGGTCACATTCATCAGTAATGAGCCGTGGGTCGGTCTAGACACCGTTTCTTCAAACACAACACTACAGTCACAGTCTATCACATCGTGTCCATACGTCCGGGTCTTCCTTGCTTCGGCTCGTACGACTTTACTATTTAGTACTGAACATTACCCGTTATCGTTGCAGGTATTCAAAGACAAAGGAAATATTGAGCTTGTCATAAATTAACTTTATGGGTTGCAGTCTTCATTGTAATAATCCTTGAATGCTACCTAGTTTGCAAAGGTCACAGCACGATAAATACATTTCCTAAACTGCCGGCTAAAATCAATACTGACTTACTTGTATTCTATAATTTAAACTTTTGGACTTGAGACACATTTAAATCAATGAAAAATAGCAGCTTTGCTCTAAACACAACAAATTTTCCTAAATCAACACATCAATGCAGACAAATTTCACCTTATTCTGGAGAGCTAAAAATCTTGATACTCATAAACAAACACATTTGGAGTAAAATTTTGAATGGGCCTCCACTGGCCGTCAAAGTAGACTCGGAACATGGAGTGTAAGACCCCCAGACTGTTTCATCATGTAATACATTTACCTGTAGCAAGCTGTGGAAAAATTAGCGTTAGTGTACATTGTAGCGTGATTCAACCAGAATCAATACTTACCATGTAGGACGTCGAGAGTTCTGAGTGTCGACCCTCAGAAGAAGCATTGAGCGCCGACATCTAGTGTAGTGAAATCAGAATCAATCCATTAGAATCAGAGTAATACGTATGCCAATGCACCACAACCTTGGAACTCAGTGTGAACCGAATACTTTCTTATGCAATCTTGAgtaattttctttgtaaaagCAGTTTCATCTTTACATTTATGTTAAGTCTCCTATGTTGCATTTTTTATAAGAGCATACTTAGTAGGTGCTTCTTAATGTAAATACGAATGTTGAATTGATATTATTATCTTATCAGTCTAGAATCTTACAAGATAATTGTACTACAAAACCTTGAGAGATCATGATATAACACTAGATAATGGTGACATAATATGTCAGAGTAGAACTTTTTGACTAGAAATTGACTGACCTGAAATCCAAACCCTGTAAATGAATGTTTGTGAAATAGAAATGAATTATGTCAAAGGACCCACCTATTTCCCTTCCTCTTGACCGACAACCTCTTTATATCTGGCAATCATTAGTTTTTTGACTGTGTCTCTGTATGTCTCCCCAGGGGTTGGAGTATAAATGCCTCTCTTCTGGCCGAGGCCTGCCAAGCTTGGCCTCTGTTCGGCTTCTATGGGGGCGATCCTGCCCTGCTCCTCTTTACCTAGACCTCTACCCTCAGACCAGCCCATTTTTTGCAGCATTTTCCCTCCAATCGTGTCGACGACGGAGGGCGGTGGGTGCGGCGCGATGGGCGGAGGCATCGAGTCTGGCGGCTCATAGCGCTTTCTTATAATAGGGGTTTCATCTTCACCGAATTTCATTCGCCTCTCAGCCGCCCTGTCTCTGTAGCCATTCATTTGAGGAATTAATTCATTCTTTTTGCGGTACTCCAGCAGGTTCTGTTTGTGCAAGTCTGATAGTGATTTGTGTTTGTTGAGCACTTCAGCGGACGGGAAGCGACGCTTGCAAATGAGGCAGGTCAGTTTGGCCCAGTCTATGATGCCTTCATCGCTGTCGAACGCGTGCTCGGCATCTGACACCCTCTTCATCAGGAACTCGTCGCCGGATGGCGGGGGAGACAGTTCCCTAACGTGAGTTAAAGAAGGTCCAGACCCTAACACTGAGAAACCAATGTCTGCAGAGCCTTTACTGGCACCCATGTCCAGGGGCTGCTCCATTACAATATTACTCCTAGCATTCTCTTTCTTTTGGTTCAAGGTCCGCGCCCACCTCTCCATGTCTTTAGCTATCTTTTTGGCAACTTTAACTTTGTCTTCCTTGTCCCTCTTCTTCTTTTCCTCTGGCTCTTTAGCTATTGTGTTCTCTGTGGTAGCCGTGGGTGGGTTTGGCAATTTAGGCTGCTCAGTGTTCTGCTGAGCCTGTGTGGCAGCTATGTATGTGCTGCTGGTGGCATCCCAGTACATGTACTGGCTTGTCTGACTGTTGTAGAAGTACTGACTTGTACCATCATAGTACAAGCCCGTGGCTGGGTCATAGTAGTAACCGGAAGTCTCATCATACATAAAAGTCCTTACATCAGGGGGAGAATACACAGTCTTACCATCACCTGTGGGGGCTTTAACTGTGGGAGCTGACTGAGTAGTGGAAGACACAAAAACTGGCACACTGACGGGTGTCCAGGCCATGTGGCGGGCCTGAGCAGCTGATATAGCTGATTGAGCAACGGCAGCGGCCGCGTTTACTCGGTCCGCCTCAGACATGGCCTGTGCTGATGAACTATAGTTAGACATTTGAGCATAGTAAGATGAATAGTCAGCACTAGGGGGTTTTGAAATTTTCTTTGGTTCATTATAAAAACTAACAAGAACTTCACGGCCATCAATTTCTAAAGGAGGTTGCAGAGAGGCCAATTCTGAATGAGCTGCTGTGGAATCAGCAATGGAATTAAAGTTAATATAAGCTAAACACTTGGAGGCCCCGGTCAGAGTCTCTCTGCCAATTGTGATACCAGCAATGGAATCTAAAACAGTCTTTGAGCATCTTTCCTTCAGTACCTCTAATATTTTCTCTTCAGTAGTTAAAGCGTCCAGTCTTCTGAACAACAACCGTTTTGTGATGCCTGCACTTTCAGACAGAATGTTCCGTTCACTATCACCACCATAGACAATGCCATCTGACCTCTTTCCTTGACAGTTTCGTCTGTAGCACACTTGTCGCCTCTTGAAGTTGTACAGTCCACACTTGCAGAACCAATCCCCCGGGGAGGCGTTGATTGTCTGGTTATCATCGTGTTTGTCTCTAGTGTCGTACTTGCTCTCGTAATCTAAGTCCATTCGGTCGCGACTGCCCGAGCGGCTGCTCGAGCGGGAAGTGG
This genomic window from Helicoverpa zea isolate HzStark_Cry1AcR chromosome 24, ilHelZeax1.1, whole genome shotgun sequence contains:
- the LOC124642136 gene encoding RNA-binding protein 5-A-like is translated as MSWRGRDERNTRWGEDDRWAEGRPRSPVWEPRRSASPERREPRVERHHHDRFDRERERYDRDRDDDRERRDRYRRERYDRPRDRDRRRDGKRHDDRDVPPPPSPPHISDVERRPTSRSSSRSGSRDRMDLDYESKYDTRDKHDDNQTINASPGDWFCKCGLYNFKRRQVCYRRNCQGKRSDGIVYGGDSERNILSESAGITKRLLFRRLDALTTEEKILEVLKERCSKTVLDSIAGITIGRETLTGASKCLAYINFNSIADSTAAHSELASLQPPLEIDGREVLVSFYNEPKKISKPPSADYSSYYAQMSNYSSSAQAMSEADRVNAAAAVAQSAISAAQARHMAWTPVSVPVFVSSTTQSAPTVKAPTGDGKTVYSPPDVRTFMYDETSGYYYDPATGLYYDGTSQYFYNSQTSQYMYWDATSSTYIAATQAQQNTEQPKLPNPPTATTENTIAKEPEEKKKRDKEDKVKVAKKIAKDMERWARTLNQKKENARSNIVMEQPLDMGASKGSADIGFSVLGSGPSLTHVRELSPPPSGDEFLMKRVSDAEHAFDSDEGIIDWAKLTCLICKRRFPSAEVLNKHKSLSDLHKQNLLEYRKKNELIPQMNGYRDRAAERRMKFGEDETPIIRKRYEPPDSMPPPIAPHPPPSVVDTIGGKMLQKMGWSEGRGLGKEEQGRIAPIEAEQRPSLAGLGQKRGIYTPTPGETYRDTVKKLMIARYKEVVGQEEGK
- the LOC124642139 gene encoding 5-hydroxyisourate hydrolase produces the protein MSRPVLSSHVLDTSTGRPAAGLFVELYKNKDSSWTLWHSSMTTSDGRIQFPFSNDSMAAGTYKLLFKVGDYYKMHDKETIYPFVEITFNTKDGEHYHIPLLLSPYGYTTYRGS